In the Alkaliphilus oremlandii OhILAs genome, one interval contains:
- a CDS encoding methyl-accepting chemotaxis protein — translation MKINIKLKIIVVILLFFSLSSALSVFFQLEKMVADSKVINDTGIVRGGSQRLVKLELAGEESDQLMESIEKRIHGLINGDIELGLPKATDENFIAAMGDVSKGWEDLKAQIYSNRTNPDGTGIVRTSEAFFETTNKAVDTAEEFSREKVTFLKTFQIIVFVLNLIILIFIWIMSSKGISKPLMQLFEAIDSLDISEDIPEEFTRKKDEIGLLSNAFQRVIDRLRNLTNEISGISNEVADFVEELNARINQSSITMEEIARVIEEVAKGATAQAEETESGVANVVDLGQLVEHEQKLLQELKSFTGEVRLLKNEGIDIVKELVEKTEANNEAIRNVRNVIIDTSKSAEKIEVSSHMIKNIASQINLLALNAAIEAARAGEAGRGFSVVAEEVRKLAEESNNFTQEISTVVVDLIEKTENAVDIIKQLDEITSSQTKSVDLTNHKFEGIADSIEKIMEIAEIINKSGLEMTSKKDEIINVVESLSAISEENAAGAQEASASIEEHTASMEEIANSSDALSALATTMKESILQFKS, via the coding sequence ATGAAAATCAATATTAAACTTAAAATCATCGTCGTAATTTTGCTATTTTTTTCATTAAGTAGCGCTCTATCCGTTTTCTTTCAATTAGAAAAAATGGTTGCAGACAGTAAGGTAATTAATGATACGGGGATTGTAAGGGGAGGAAGTCAAAGGCTGGTGAAGTTAGAACTAGCAGGTGAAGAATCAGATCAACTGATGGAATCCATAGAAAAAAGAATCCATGGACTAATTAATGGAGATATTGAGTTGGGATTGCCTAAGGCTACGGACGAAAATTTTATTGCAGCCATGGGAGATGTAAGTAAGGGCTGGGAAGACTTAAAGGCTCAAATATATTCAAATAGAACAAATCCCGATGGAACAGGGATAGTTCGTACAAGTGAGGCGTTTTTTGAAACTACAAATAAAGCAGTGGATACTGCAGAAGAGTTTTCTAGGGAAAAGGTAACCTTTTTAAAAACATTTCAAATTATAGTTTTTGTGCTGAATCTAATTATTTTAATATTCATATGGATAATGAGCAGTAAAGGAATTTCAAAACCATTGATGCAGTTGTTTGAAGCCATAGATAGTTTAGATATATCGGAGGATATTCCAGAAGAATTTACGAGAAAGAAGGATGAAATTGGATTATTGTCCAATGCTTTTCAAAGGGTTATTGATCGTTTGAGAAATCTTACAAATGAAATATCGGGGATATCCAATGAGGTGGCTGATTTTGTTGAGGAACTTAATGCAAGAATCAACCAATCGTCTATTACGATGGAAGAAATTGCAAGGGTAATAGAGGAAGTTGCTAAAGGAGCAACTGCCCAAGCAGAAGAAACGGAAAGTGGCGTTGCGAATGTAGTGGATTTAGGGCAATTAGTAGAGCATGAGCAGAAGCTATTACAGGAGCTGAAGAGTTTCACAGGAGAGGTGCGCCTATTAAAGAATGAAGGAATCGATATTGTAAAAGAACTCGTTGAAAAAACGGAAGCGAATAATGAAGCCATCAGGAATGTTAGAAATGTAATCATTGATACGAGTAAAAGTGCAGAGAAAATCGAGGTTTCTAGCCACATGATAAAAAACATTGCAAGTCAGATTAATCTTTTAGCATTAAATGCAGCCATAGAAGCAGCCAGAGCAGGAGAGGCAGGACGAGGATTTTCTGTAGTGGCAGAAGAAGTAAGAAAGCTTGCAGAAGAATCTAATAACTTTACCCAAGAAATCTCAACAGTAGTGGTAGATCTTATTGAAAAAACTGAAAATGCTGTGGATATTATTAAACAATTGGATGAAATTACTTCTTCTCAGACAAAAAGTGTGGATTTGACGAATCATAAGTTTGAGGGAATCGCAGATTCTATAGAAAAAATTATGGAAATTGCAGAAATTATAAATAAATCAGGATTAGAAATGACAAGCAAAAAAGATGAAATTATAAATGTTGTAGAAAGTTTATCTGCCATATCAGAGGAAAATGCAGCAGGAGCTCAAGAAGCTTCGGCTTCGATTGAAGAACATACTGCATCAATGGAGGAAATTGCTAATTCTAGCGATGCTCTATCTGCATTAGCAACGACAATGAAGGAGAGCATTCTTCAGTTTAAATCTTAA
- a CDS encoding sigma-54 interaction domain-containing protein yields the protein MLKRYIEDIPKLFKYMDMLVITDKEGYIEYYRVFHSLGNRIVENPVGIHILDLHQHLSHENSTIMRVLKNREPIINEKQYLNIFKERTVTALSTTIPLMIGKKVVGAMDINRYFDEDLAQLEEETSQYDMAQKHFFFTIDDIISKNPKMIEVKNQALKAAKTNSSVIIYGETGTGKELVAQAIHNHSFRKNNPFIVQNCATIPSSLGESILFGTTKGSFTGAENKAGIFEMANGGTLVLDELNSMDINLQPKLLRVTENNCFRRVGGKDLINVDVRLISTLNEDPYFMMETHKIRKDLFYRLGIVMINIPPLRERKEDISLLVNRFIEGYNKKMNKNIKGISKKAMDSFMEYHWPGNVRELKHTIERVFNFIDDEVIDEIHLPSHMISLDKGKKETLEIGEEEQFNFNEVIKEYEIKYIKLALQSSKTLNEAAKLLKLSRQALKYKIDIYGIEVKQK from the coding sequence ATGCTGAAAAGATATATTGAAGATATTCCTAAGCTATTTAAATATATGGATATGCTCGTAATTACAGATAAAGAGGGTTACATTGAATACTATAGAGTATTTCATAGTTTAGGCAATCGAATTGTAGAAAATCCAGTGGGTATTCATATACTGGATTTGCATCAACATTTGAGCCATGAAAATAGTACGATTATGAGAGTTTTAAAGAATAGAGAACCAATCATTAATGAAAAGCAATATTTAAATATATTTAAAGAGAGGACAGTAACGGCCCTATCTACTACAATACCACTGATGATTGGTAAGAAAGTGGTGGGCGCAATGGATATTAATCGATATTTCGATGAAGATTTGGCACAACTAGAAGAAGAAACCTCCCAATATGATATGGCGCAAAAACATTTCTTTTTTACCATAGATGATATTATTTCTAAAAATCCTAAGATGATTGAGGTTAAAAATCAGGCATTGAAAGCAGCTAAAACCAATTCATCCGTTATAATATACGGAGAAACAGGTACTGGTAAAGAGCTGGTAGCTCAAGCAATCCATAACCATAGCTTTAGAAAGAACAACCCCTTTATTGTACAAAATTGTGCGACGATCCCTTCCTCCTTAGGAGAAAGTATCCTTTTTGGCACCACAAAGGGAAGTTTTACTGGGGCGGAGAATAAGGCTGGAATTTTTGAAATGGCCAATGGCGGAACTCTAGTATTGGATGAACTAAATTCTATGGACATCAATCTTCAGCCTAAGCTATTGAGGGTTACGGAAAACAACTGTTTTAGACGTGTAGGTGGAAAAGATCTGATCAATGTAGATGTTCGACTAATTTCTACGTTAAATGAAGATCCTTATTTTATGATGGAAACGCATAAAATTAGAAAAGATTTGTTCTATAGACTAGGTATCGTAATGATAAATATCCCCCCTCTTAGAGAACGAAAAGAAGATATTTCTTTATTAGTAAATCGATTCATAGAGGGATATAATAAAAAAATGAATAAGAATATTAAAGGGATCAGTAAAAAAGCTATGGACTCTTTTATGGAGTACCATTGGCCTGGCAATGTGAGAGAACTGAAACATACAATTGAAAGAGTATTTAATTTCATAGATGATGAGGTAATTGATGAGATTCATTTGCCAAGCCATATGATTTCTTTAGATAAAGGAAAAAAAGAGACCCTAGAAATCGGTGAAGAAGAACAATTTAATTTCAATGAAGTCATAAAAGAATATGAAATCAAATATATTAAGCTGGCTTTACAGAGCAGTAAGACATTGAATGAAGCGGCAAAGCTACTAAAACTATCTAGACAAGCTTTAAAATATAAAATCGATATCTATGGTATTGAAGTAAAACAAAAATAA
- a CDS encoding alanine/glycine:cation symporter family protein, with the protein MQTILDVLMSFSNWLWGVPMLVILVGGSVILTVRLGFVQFRYFPFAMRETFGRIFKKSEGGEGTVTAFQAATAALASAIGASNIVGVPVAIAFGGPGAVFWMWLVALIGAGAKFSEIVLGIKYREKNEDGEYVGGPMYYLTKGIKGNLGKALGFMFSFFLMIEIAPSIAAQSVSVVQTAASINIPNWASGLALALVVGIVIFGGIKRIGKVTEKLVPFMALFYVIGSLAIIIVNISELPNAIALIFKHAFTPMAAAGGFAGAGIAQAMRWGTARGVYSNESGMGTAPIAHATAVTDYPVRQAMWGIFENVVDTLIVCTATALVVLVTGIYQTVPASQAASMPALAFQSLLGKGLGGIIVTGSISLFVLSTVIVIAYYGEKQAEYLFGTRFSKVMRIIYMASIVLGAYGGIEFLYQFLDLLLGLVIIPNMIGLLLLSSEVKELKDEFFNNLSLNKSRSKQ; encoded by the coding sequence ATGCAAACAATTTTGGATGTTTTAATGAGTTTTTCTAATTGGCTGTGGGGAGTCCCCATGTTGGTCATATTAGTGGGTGGAAGTGTAATTTTAACTGTTCGATTAGGCTTTGTTCAATTTAGATATTTCCCATTTGCAATGCGTGAGACCTTCGGTAGGATATTTAAAAAATCTGAAGGTGGCGAAGGGACTGTCACTGCTTTTCAAGCGGCAACGGCAGCTTTGGCATCGGCTATTGGTGCTTCCAATATTGTTGGGGTGCCAGTAGCAATTGCATTTGGTGGACCTGGTGCTGTGTTTTGGATGTGGCTTGTAGCACTCATCGGTGCAGGTGCAAAGTTTTCAGAAATTGTATTAGGTATTAAATATAGGGAGAAGAACGAAGATGGAGAATACGTAGGAGGACCTATGTATTATCTAACGAAGGGAATCAAAGGTAATTTAGGGAAAGCACTTGGATTTATGTTTTCTTTCTTCTTGATGATTGAAATCGCACCTTCCATAGCTGCCCAATCTGTATCCGTAGTTCAAACAGCTGCAAGTATTAATATTCCTAATTGGGCCAGTGGTCTAGCACTTGCACTTGTTGTAGGAATCGTAATATTTGGAGGAATAAAAAGAATTGGGAAAGTAACTGAAAAATTAGTTCCATTTATGGCACTATTCTATGTAATTGGTTCCTTGGCAATTATTATTGTAAATATTTCAGAATTACCAAATGCTATTGCCCTAATATTTAAGCATGCTTTCACTCCAATGGCAGCAGCAGGAGGATTCGCAGGTGCAGGAATTGCACAGGCCATGCGATGGGGTACCGCTCGAGGTGTTTATTCCAATGAATCTGGTATGGGAACAGCACCGATTGCTCACGCTACAGCAGTTACAGATTATCCAGTTCGTCAAGCCATGTGGGGTATCTTTGAAAATGTAGTGGATACATTGATTGTCTGTACAGCTACAGCTTTAGTTGTGCTAGTAACTGGTATATACCAAACAGTTCCTGCTAGTCAAGCAGCAAGTATGCCAGCTTTAGCCTTCCAATCCTTATTAGGGAAAGGTCTTGGGGGCATTATCGTAACGGGAAGTATCTCATTGTTTGTTCTCTCTACAGTTATTGTTATTGCTTACTACGGTGAAAAGCAGGCAGAATACTTATTTGGTACAAGATTTTCAAAGGTAATGCGTATTATTTATATGGCTTCTATCGTTCTAGGAGCTTACGGTGGCATTGAGTTTCTATATCAATTTTTGGATTTATTATTAGGTTTAGTAATTATACCAAATATGATAGGATTGTTATTATTAAGCAGTGAAGTAAAAGAGCTGAAGGATGAATTTTTTAACAACTTGTCCCTGAATAAATCTAGAAGCAAACAATAG
- a CDS encoding M20/M25/M40 family metallo-hydrolase, producing the protein MHTDLSSKIKNLTIELTEVPSVVGFKEEIHVVEKIHEKFQEMKYFKNNPEQLRYIDVINDVHNRKSVLAIVKGKKGNSNKTVVLIGHTDTVGISDYGDIKEYATKPLELKERLRNVLLTEEALKDLESGEYLFGRGIFDMKCGVAILMSIVESLSDDVENLEGNLVFAAVCDEEGNSGGMLSVVPELVRLKREEGFDYQALVDTDYMAPRYEGDDSRYVYVGTVGKIMPSFYIVGSEAHGGDPFKGLDPNHISSAIIEEIDFNTKYCDSAEGEVTVPPISLRQQDLKPEYSVQTPRTSYLYFNFGTHSSTPNEIMEKIIDGSTLAFQKVVNSLNEEYRKYCQYNQFPYTELPWEPRVLPYEELYQRVKAEKGEQVDKVIEDLNKKILLDKEVDERVYALKMVEAVHNMWSDKNPVVVTYFSPPYYPHIYVKGETPLEKKLLEVVNSVVGNTESKYDIKMKKFYPYISDLSYGAAPREENAIESLKNNMPGFGVKYELPIEDMQDLNLPVVNIGPFGKDAHKFTERLEEDYSFKVAPKLVYETIIGLLK; encoded by the coding sequence ATGCATACGGATCTAAGCAGCAAGATTAAGAATCTAACCATTGAATTAACAGAGGTACCTAGCGTCGTGGGGTTTAAGGAAGAAATTCATGTAGTAGAAAAAATTCATGAAAAATTTCAAGAAATGAAATATTTTAAAAATAATCCAGAGCAGTTAAGATATATAGATGTCATCAATGATGTTCATAACAGAAAAAGTGTATTAGCCATTGTAAAAGGCAAGAAGGGCAATAGCAACAAAACTGTTGTTTTAATAGGGCATACGGATACCGTAGGTATTTCTGATTATGGCGATATCAAGGAATATGCTACGAAGCCTTTGGAGTTAAAGGAAAGACTAAGGAATGTTTTACTGACAGAGGAAGCTTTAAAGGATTTAGAGTCTGGAGAATATTTATTTGGTAGAGGCATATTTGATATGAAATGTGGTGTTGCAATTTTAATGAGTATCGTAGAAAGCCTCTCTGATGACGTAGAAAATCTAGAAGGAAATCTTGTATTTGCCGCTGTATGCGATGAAGAAGGAAACTCTGGAGGGATGCTTTCTGTTGTTCCGGAGTTGGTTCGGTTAAAGAGAGAAGAAGGATTTGATTATCAGGCTTTGGTAGATACAGATTATATGGCGCCAAGATATGAGGGGGATGACAGTCGATATGTATATGTGGGGACTGTTGGAAAGATCATGCCTTCCTTCTATATCGTAGGATCAGAAGCCCATGGTGGCGATCCATTCAAAGGGTTAGACCCCAATCATATATCTTCCGCCATCATCGAAGAAATTGATTTTAATACAAAGTACTGTGATTCTGCTGAAGGAGAAGTTACAGTGCCGCCAATTTCATTGCGACAGCAGGACTTAAAGCCAGAGTATTCCGTTCAAACACCGAGAACCAGTTATTTATATTTTAATTTCGGTACCCATAGCAGTACACCCAATGAAATCATGGAGAAGATCATTGACGGATCAACTTTAGCTTTCCAGAAAGTAGTGAACAGTTTAAATGAGGAATATAGGAAGTACTGCCAATATAATCAGTTTCCATATACAGAGCTTCCATGGGAGCCAAGGGTACTACCTTATGAAGAACTGTATCAGAGAGTGAAGGCAGAGAAGGGAGAACAAGTAGATAAAGTTATAGAGGATTTGAATAAAAAAATACTGTTAGATAAAGAGGTCGATGAAAGAGTATATGCACTAAAGATGGTAGAGGCAGTTCATAATATGTGGTCGGATAAAAATCCTGTAGTCGTAACATATTTTTCACCACCATATTATCCTCATATCTATGTAAAAGGGGAAACTCCGTTGGAGAAAAAACTATTGGAGGTAGTAAATAGTGTGGTTGGAAATACGGAATCTAAATACGATATCAAAATGAAGAAGTTCTACCCTTATATTTCAGACTTAAGTTACGGTGCCGCACCGAGGGAGGAAAATGCCATTGAGTCCTTAAAAAATAACATGCCTGGATTCGGTGTTAAGTATGAACTACCCATTGAAGATATGCAGGATTTAAATCTTCCTGTAGTCAATATCGGACCTTTTGGAAAGGACGCTCATAAATTTACGGAAAGGCTTGAAGAAGATTATTCCTTTAAGGTAGCGCCAAAATTAGTCTATGAAACAATCATAGGCTTGCTGAAATAA
- a CDS encoding AzlC family ABC transporter permease codes for MKKALKAAFPFTVPVMLGYISVGIAFGLLAEKSGLNFFWALLMSLAIYAGSMQFIAINLIVSGMGLVEIGLMTLFVNIRHLFYGLSFIDRFKTMGRKKLYMIFSLSDETYSLLCAAEAPEGINSDQFLFSISLLNQIYWLIGTLLGSMAGNLIKFNTAGIDFAMTALFVVIFIEQWKSFKTHIPAFIGIVATIVSLVIFGPDNLIVPSMGFILVALAMFKKRIEAEDSQSSKGDVINNES; via the coding sequence ATGAAAAAGGCATTAAAGGCAGCATTTCCATTCACAGTACCTGTCATGCTGGGCTACATTTCCGTAGGAATCGCATTTGGGCTATTGGCAGAGAAATCGGGATTGAACTTTTTTTGGGCTCTTTTAATGAGCTTAGCCATATATGCAGGCTCCATGCAGTTCATCGCAATTAATTTAATTGTCAGTGGTATGGGGCTGGTGGAAATTGGACTCATGACTTTGTTTGTAAACATTCGACATCTTTTTTATGGACTATCCTTTATCGATCGTTTTAAAACCATGGGCCGAAAGAAATTATATATGATTTTTTCCTTGAGTGATGAAACATATTCACTGCTATGTGCAGCGGAGGCGCCGGAAGGAATTAATAGCGATCAATTTCTTTTTTCAATTTCTTTGTTGAATCAAATTTATTGGCTCATAGGAACATTACTGGGTTCTATGGCTGGCAATTTAATAAAGTTTAATACGGCAGGGATTGATTTTGCAATGACGGCCCTCTTCGTCGTAATCTTTATTGAGCAATGGAAATCTTTTAAAACCCACATTCCAGCATTCATAGGGATTGTAGCAACCATAGTATCTCTTGTAATTTTTGGACCAGATAATTTAATTGTGCCTTCCATGGGCTTTATACTCGTTGCCTTAGCTATGTTTAAAAAACGTATAGAAGCAGAGGATAGCCAAAGCAGTAAAGGAGATGTTATCAACAATGAATCTTAA